A genomic window from Pseudomonas cavernicola includes:
- a CDS encoding IS110 family transposase, giving the protein MSVFVGVDVGAKTVVLAWRKGGRTRGKLDIQQTPEGHAQAVERIKALEAVQVVMEATGVYYLDLAVALSKAGIVVSVINPKSFHHFAQLKLAQSKTDPLDAALLAEYAERMTPAPWTAPDTLRMALRDIGRQINRLTATRTQAKNRLHALRSKRDTLALLIEDEVEAVERLDQRIERLSNAAQRLIAEDAVLNSQFQHLLAAKGVGVASAIALLAELSVLPQHLKAPQVSRYAGLDIRLCQSGSSVNKASRLSKAGNAYLRSALYMPALSAVRHDPNAKAFYLSLQRRGKKKIQAVCAVMRKYLTGLWACIQLGEPFDSSKLFSKIHLAEA; this is encoded by the coding sequence ATGAGCGTATTTGTCGGTGTGGATGTGGGTGCCAAGACAGTTGTCTTGGCATGGCGAAAGGGTGGTCGCACGCGGGGCAAGCTGGACATCCAGCAAACGCCCGAGGGGCACGCCCAGGCGGTGGAGCGGATTAAAGCGCTAGAAGCCGTCCAAGTCGTGATGGAGGCCACCGGCGTTTACTACTTGGACTTGGCCGTTGCCTTGAGCAAGGCCGGGATCGTCGTATCTGTCATCAACCCCAAAAGCTTCCACCACTTTGCCCAACTCAAGTTGGCGCAAAGCAAGACCGACCCGCTAGACGCGGCCCTCCTGGCCGAGTACGCCGAGCGGATGACGCCAGCCCCTTGGACTGCGCCGGATACCCTCCGTATGGCGCTGCGTGACATCGGCCGACAAATCAATCGGCTGACCGCGACCCGTACACAAGCCAAGAACCGCCTGCACGCCTTGCGCTCCAAACGTGACACGCTGGCGCTGCTGATTGAAGACGAAGTTGAAGCGGTCGAGAGGCTGGATCAGCGCATCGAGCGACTCAGCAACGCTGCACAGCGCCTGATTGCCGAGGACGCCGTGTTGAACAGTCAGTTTCAGCATCTGCTGGCAGCCAAAGGTGTTGGCGTTGCCAGTGCTATTGCGTTACTGGCTGAACTCAGTGTCCTGCCCCAGCATCTGAAGGCGCCGCAAGTCAGTCGCTATGCCGGGCTAGATATCCGCCTGTGCCAATCGGGCAGTAGCGTCAATAAGGCTTCACGGCTGAGCAAGGCGGGTAATGCCTATCTACGAAGCGCCCTCTACATGCCGGCACTGAGCGCGGTACGACATGACCCAAACGCCAAGGCCTTCTACCTGTCCCTACAACGCCGTGGCAAAAAGAAAATACAGGCCGTATGCGCCGTC